The genomic stretch TTCGACTCGAAGCTACTTCAAACATATTTTCCGGTGATGACAATATTATTATTGCGTCTGTTAGTTGTATCTACAACATCGGCGACCCAATTCAGTTCAGTGGTCGTACGATTGATTTTGCCCTCGGCCAAAATTGGAGCCGGCGCATCTTTTTAGAAAGCCTAATTTCCCTCTATTACACCCGATCAGAATTAGAGTTTAAACGTTCAACCTTCAGAGTCAGGGGTGAAATTTTTGAAATATGGCCCTCCTATCAGGATTGGATTTTGGTCCTCGAATTCAAAGAGGGAACACTTACAAAGATTACCAACCGTCACCCCTTTTCCGGCCACGAATTTGATCTAAAAGAATTTCGTTTATATCCTGCCAAACAGTATGTTGGTGCCTCCGGCTCTGATCTAAAACCAATTTTTGAAAAAATCCGCTCTGATTGTCAAAAACAAGTCGAAATTTTTAAATCTCAGAACAAAATTCTTGAGGCTCATCGGATTCAACAACGAGTTGAATACGACTTGGAAATGCTAACTGAAATGGGTTATGTCAACGGTATTGAAAATTATTCAATTTATTTTGAAGAAAAACGTCAACATGGCGACCCGCCATTCACCCTTATTGATTATTTTAACCATAAATGGGGTAAAAGTTTTTTGACCGTTATCGATGAATCACATGTCACCGTCCCCCAAATCGGCGGTATGTATTTTGGTGACTTATCCCGTAAACAAAATCTTGTTGATTTTGGTTTCCGCCTCCCTTCAGCTATCGATAACCGTCCGCTTAAGTTTGACGAATTCTACAACCGAACGCCCAAAGTTATCTATGTCTCCGCCACCCCTGCCGACTATGAAATTAAAGAGTCCAAAGGAAATGTAATCGAACAAATCATTCGCCCTACCGGCCTGATCGACCCACCTATCACTATCCGCCCTAGTATTTCTCAAATTTCTGATCTAATAAGTGAAATAGAAAAACGAGTTGCCAAAAAAGAACGTGTCTTAGTAATCACTATTACTAAACGTATGGCCGAAGATTTATCAACATATTTGTCAAATGTCACAAA from Candidatus Shapirobacteria bacterium encodes the following:
- the uvrB gene encoding excinuclease ABC subunit UvrB, which encodes MNFHLESDMKPAGDQPQAIDKLVSGLNSGISKQTLLGVTGSGKTFTIANVIQQTQLPTLVISHNKTLAGQLYQEFKELFPKNKVSYFVSYYDYYQPEAYIPASDTYIAKEVEINDLIDKLRLEATSNIFSGDDNIIIASVSCIYNIGDPIQFSGRTIDFALGQNWSRRIFLESLISLYYTRSELEFKRSTFRVRGEIFEIWPSYQDWILVLEFKEGTLTKITNRHPFSGHEFDLKEFRLYPAKQYVGASGSDLKPIFEKIRSDCQKQVEIFKSQNKILEAHRIQQRVEYDLEMLTEMGYVNGIENYSIYFEEKRQHGDPPFTLIDYFNHKWGKSFLTVIDESHVTVPQIGGMYFGDLSRKQNLVDFGFRLPSAIDNRPLKFDEFYNRTPKVIYVSATPADYEIKESKGNVIEQIIRPTGLIDPPITIRPSISQISDLISEIEKRVAKKERVLVITITKRMAEDLSTYLSNVTKTCLPASTAPIPFKVAYLHSDIDTLERSNVLDNLRNGNYDVLVGINLLREGLDLPEVTLVAILDAGSQGFLRSKSSLIQIMGRASRNVNGQVILYSDTMSDAMSGAIKEVNRRRLIQQKYNEDYGITPQTIIKSIRPKIIQIEAKTVEPLMQIDPESLTPPQKKQYITKLKKEMRSLASDMNFEEAIQIRDKIRDIEKI